One Equus asinus isolate D_3611 breed Donkey chromosome 26, EquAss-T2T_v2, whole genome shotgun sequence genomic window carries:
- the CIC gene encoding protein capicua homolog isoform X1: protein MKPMRKACTGLPGPGSGGKSPPATRAKALRRRGAGEGNKPEEEDDEAQQQQQQQQPSPEEAEEGEEEEAERGPGAEGLPPELHPDDPAPGPAEDPKVEGEAGRWEPSLSRKTATFKSRAPKKKYVEEHAGGSGSGGAAGAPEERSRTPEEAGALGVPPRPPTSTRSSSTDTASEHSADLEDEPAEACGPGPWPPGGTSGGYDLRQLRSQRVLARRGDGLFLPAVVRQVRRSQDLGVQFPGDRALTFYEGAPGGGVDVVLDATPPPGALMVGTAVCTCVEPGMAAYREGVVVEVTTKPAAYKVRLSPGPSSQLGPPATLPQPPQPPHRESEEAVWVARSSLRLLRPPWEPEALPRKPSKGPEEEQAEPGATLPPCPAALDPKQPEDAEVSKISFGGNLGACEEGEEKHPPALGTPALLPLPPPQLLSPPPKSPAFAGPGRPGEQPSPCQEGSQGGSRSSSVASLEKGAAPAARARTPLTAAQQKYKKGDVVCTPNGIRKKFNGKQWRRLCSRDGCMKESQRRGYCSRHLSMRTKEMEGLADSGPGGAGRPAGVAAREGSTEFDWGDETSRDSEASSVAARGDSRPRLVAPADLSRFEFDECEAAVMLVSLGSSRSGTPSFSPVSTQSPFSPAPSPSPSPLFGFRPANFSPINASPVIQRTAVRSRHLSASTPKGGVLTPPDLGPHPPPPAPRERHSSGILPTFQTNLTFTVPISPGRRKTELLPHPGTLGAPGTGGGGAAADFPKSDSLDSGVDSVSHTPTPSTPAGFRAVSPAVPFSRSRQPSPLLLLPPPAGLTSDPGPSVRRVPAVQRDSPVIVRNPDVPLPSKFPGEVGTAGEARAAGPGRGCRETSVPTGVASGKPGLPPPLPAPVPITVPPAAPTAVAQPMPTFGLASSPFQPVAFHPSPAALLPVLVPSSYTSHPAPKKEVIMGRPGTVWTNVEPRSVAVFPWHSLVPFLAPSQPDPSVQPSEAQQPASHPVASNQSKEPAESAAVAHEQPPGGTGNADPGRPPGATCPESPGPGPPHTLGVVEPGKGPPPTTEDEAPGAPGEPRLDSETESDHDDAFLSIMSPEIHLPLPPGKRRTQSLSALPKERDSSSEKDGRSPNKREKDHIRRPMNAFMIFSKRHRALVHQRHPNQDNRTVSKILGEWWYALGPKEKQKYHDLAFQVKEAHFKAHPDWKWCNKDRKKSSSEAKPTSLGLAGGHKETRERSMSETGTAAAPGVSSELLSVAAQTLLSSDTKAPGSGSCGAERLHTVGGPGSARPRAFSHSGVHSLDGGEVDSQALQELTQMVSGPASYSGPKPSTQYGAPGPFAAPGEGGALAASGRPPLLPTRASRSQRAASEDMTSDEERMVICEEEGDDDVIADDGFSNTDIDLKCKERVTDSESGDSSGEDPEGSKGFGRKVFSPVIRSSFTHCRPSLDPEPPGPPDPPTAFGKGYGPTPSSSSSSPASSSASAATSFSLGSGTFKAQESGQGSTAGPLRPPPPGAGGPATPSKAARFLSTDPVTFRRKRPESVGGLDPPGPSVIAAPPSGGGSVLQTLVLPPNKEEREGSGARMPSAPAPSLAYGAPAAPLSRPAATMVTNVVRPVSSTPVPIASKPFPTSGRAEVSPNDTAGARTETVTGSRAPGGSPLGVSLVYSDKKSTAATSPAPHLVAGSLLGTVGKAPATVTNLLVGTPGYGTPAPPAVQFIAQGAPGSGATASSGAGAGSGPNGPVPLGILQPGALGKAGGITQVQYILPTLPQQLQVAPAPAPAPGTKAAAPSGPAPTTSIRFTLPPGTSTNGKVLAATAPTPGIPILQSVPSAPPPKAQSVSPVQAPPPGGSAQLLPGKVLVPLAAPSMSVRGGGAGQPLPLVSPSFSVPVQNGAQPPSKIIQLTPVPVSTPSGLVPPLSPATLPGPASQPQKVLLPSSTRITYVQSAGGHALPLGTSPVSSQAGTVTSYGPTSSVALGFTSLGPSGPAFVQPLLSGQAPLLAPGQVGVSPVPSPQLPPTCAGPGGPVITAFYPGSPAPSSSAPLAQPSQAPPGLVYTVATSTTPPAATILPKGPPAPATATPAPTSPFPSATAGSMTYSLVAPKAQRPTPKPPQKVKAAIASIPVGSFEAGAPGRPGPAPRQPLEPGPAREPPASESELEGQPTTPAPPPPPETWAPTARSSPLPPPPAEERASTKGPETMANKFPSSSSDWRVPGVGLESRGEPPTPPSPAPVPAPAPGSSSGSSEGSSGRAAGDTPERKEAATTGKKVKVRPPPLKKTFDSVDNRVLSEVDFEERFAELPEFRPEEVLPSPTLQSLATSPRAILGSYRKKRKNSTDLDSAPEDPTSPKRKMRRRSSCSSEPNTPKSAKCEGDIFTFDRTGTEAEDVLGELEYEKVPYSSLRRTLDQRRALVMQLFQDHGFFPSAQATAAFQARYADIFPSKVCLQLKIREVRQKIMQAATPTEQAPGAEAPLPGPPPTGTAAPPVPTPSPAGGPDPTSPGSDSGTAPAAPPLPPPPEPGPGQPGWEGPPQPSPPPTGPSTAATGR, encoded by the exons ATGAAGCCAATGAGGAAGGCGTGCACTGGCCTCCCAGGTCCTGGCAGCGGCGGCAAGTCCCCACCAGCCACCAGGGCCAAGGCCCTGAGGCGgcgaggggctggggagggcaacAAGCCAGAGGAGGAGGACGACGaggcacagcagcagcagcagcagcagcagccaagcCCAGAAGAGGctgaggagggtgaggaggaggaagctgagcGAGGCCCCGGGGCAGAGGGGCTGCCCCCGGAGCTGCACCCCGACgacccagccccaggcccagccgAGGACCCCAAGGTAGAGGGAGAGGCAGGCCGCTGGGAACCTTCACTCAGCCGAAAGACAGCCACGTTCAAGTCTCGAGCGCCCAAGAAGAAGTACGTGGAGGAGCATGCGGGTGGCAGTGGCAGCGGTGGGGCCGCTGGGGCCCCTGAAGAGCGGTCGCGGACCCCCGAGGAGGCTGGTGCCCTGGGTGTGCCTCCACGGCCACCCACCTCCACCCGCTCCTCCTCCACTGACACAGCCAGCGAGCACTCAGCTGACCTGGAGGATGAGCCAGCTGAAGCTTGTGGGCCAGGCCCCTGGCCCCCAGGTGGCACCAGTGGTGGCTATGATCTGCGGCAACTGAGGTCCCAGCGGGTGCTGGCTCGGCGTGGGGATGGCCTCTTCCTGCCAGCTGTGGTGCGCCAGGTGCGCCGAAGCCAGGACCTGGGTGTGCAGTTCCCTGGGGACCGGGCCCTGACTTTCTATGAGGGGGCACCTGGCGGTGGCGTGGATGTAGTTTTGGATGCCACGCCACCACCGGGCGCACTGATGGTGGGCACAGCCGTCTGTACCTGTGTGGAGCCTGGCATGGCTGCCTACCGTGAGGGTGTGGTGGTGGAGGTGACCACCAAGCCAGCTGCCTACAAGGTCCGCCTcagccctggccccagctcccagctgggTCCACCAGCCACCCTACCACAGCCCCCACAGCCACCACACCGTGAGTCCGAGGAGGCTGTATGGGTAGCCCGCTCCAGCCTGCGCCTATTGCGGCCCCCCTGGGAACCTGAGGCCTTGCCCAGGAAGCCCtccaaaggccctgaggaggagcaggctgagCCTGGGGCCACCCTGCCACCCTGCCCTGCTGCCCTGGACCCCAAGCAGCCTGAGGATGCTGAGGTCTCCAAGATCAGCTTTGGTGGGAACCTGGGAGCTTGTGAAGAGGGCGAGGAGAAGCACCCGCCAGCCCTGGgcaccccagccctgctcccactgcccccaccccagctcttgTCACCGCCACCAAAGTCCCCAGCCTTCGCAGGCCCAGGCCGCCCTGGTGAGCAGCCTTCACCCTGCCAGGAGGGGAGTCAGGGCGGGAGTCGTAGCAGCAGCGTGGCCTCTCTGGAGAAGGGGGCTGCGCCGGCCGCCCGGGCCCGCACACCACTGACAGCCGCCCAGCAGAAGTATAAGAAGGGCGATGTGGTCTGCACACCCAACGGAATCCGCAAGAAATTCAACGGCAAGCAGTGGCGACGGCTGTGCTCACGCGATGGCTGTATGAAGGAGTCGCAGCGGCGGGGCTACTGCTCGCGCCACCTGTCCATGCGAACCAAGGAGATGGAGGGCCTGGCGGACAGTGGCCCAGGTGGGGCTGGGCGACCTGCCGGCGTGGCAGCCCGTGAGGGCAGCACCGAGTTTGACTGGGGTGATGAAACTTCGCGAGACAGCGAGGCCAGCAGCGTGGCTGCCCGTGGAGACTCACGCCCACGCCTGGTGGCCCCTGCTGATCTGTCCCGCTTTGAGTTCGATGAGTGTGAGGCGGCTGTGATGCTGGTGTCCTTGGGCAGTTCACGCTCGGgcactccttccttctcccctgtcTCCACACAGTCGCCCTTCTCTCCCGCCCCATCACCCTCACCCTCGCCGCTCTTCGGCTTCCGCCCTGCCAACTTCAGCCCCATCAATGCTTCACCGGTCATCCAACGCACTGCTGTACGCAGTCGCCACCTGAGCGCCAGCACCCCTAAGGGAGGCGTGCTGACGCCACCAGACCTGGGCCCCCACCCGCCGCCACCTGCCCCCCGAGAGCGCCATTCCTCTGGCATCCTGCCCACCTTCCAGACCAACCTGACCTTTACCGTGCCCATCAGCCCTGGGCGGCGGAAGACAGAGCTCCTGCCCCACCCAGGGACATTGGGGGCCCCTGGCACAGGGGGCGGAGGAGCTGCTGCAGACTTCCCCAAGAGTGACAGCCTAGACTCTGGTGTGGACTCGGTGTCCCACACACCTACACCGTCCACACCGGCTGGCTTCCGGGCTGTGTCACCTGCTGTGCCCTTCTCCCGCTCCCGCCAGCCCTCACCGTTGCTGCTGTTGCCCCCACCTGCTGGCCTGACCTCGGATCCTGGGCCCTCTGTGCGCAGGGTGCCTGCTGTGCAGCGGGACTCTCCTGTCATTGTCCGCAACCCTGATGTGCCGCTACCCTCCAAAttccctggggaggtgggcacTGCCGGAGAGGCCCGGGCTGCAGGACCTGGGCGAGGCTGCCGAGAGACCTCGGTACCCACCGGGGTAGCCAGTGGGAAGCCTggcctgccccctcctctgccaGCCCCAGTGCCCATCACTGTGCCTCCAGCTGCGCCAACTGCTGTGGCTCAGCCAATGCCCACCTTCGGCCTGGCTTCTTCACCCTTCCAGCCAGTGGCCTTCCACCCCTCACCTGCTGCCCTGTTGCCCGTCCTGGTGCCCAGCAGCTACACCAGCCATCCTGCCCCCAAGAAGGAAGTCATCATGGGTCGGCCTGGCACAG TGTGGACGAACGTGGAACCTCGCTCTGTGGCTGTGTTCCCGTGGCACTCCTTAGTCCCCTTCCTGGCCCCCAGCCAGCCTGACCCCTCTGTGCAACCAAGTGAGGCCCAGCAACCTGCCAGCCACCCAGTGGCCTCCAACCAGAGCAAAG AACCTGCTGAGTCGGCCGCTGTTGCTCATGAGCAGCCACCAGGCGGGACAGGGAATGCTGACCCTGGGCGGCCCCCTGGAGCCACATGCCCTGAAAGCCCAGGGCCCGGACCCCCCCACACTTTGGGCGTGGTGGAACCTGGAAAGGGCCCCCCTCCCACCACTGAGGATGAGGCCCCTGGCGCTCCAGGAGAGCCCCGGCTGGACAGTGAGACGGAGAGTGACCATGATGATGC CTTCCTCTCCATCATGTCTCCTGAGATCCATTTGCCTCTGCCACCTGGCAAACGCCGGACCCAGTCCCTCAGTGCCCTGCCCAAGGAACGAGACTCATCTTCAGAGAAGGATGGACGCAGCCCCAACAAG CGGGAGAAGGACCACATCCGGCGGCCCATGAATGCCTTCATGATCTTCAGCAAGCGTCACCGGGCCCTGGTCCACCAGCGTCATCCCAACCAGGACAACCGAACTGTTAGCAAGATCCTGGGCGAGTGGTGGTACGCCCTGGGACCCAAGGAGAAGCAGAAGTACCATGACCTGGCGTTCCAG GTGAAAGAGGCCCACTTTAAGGCCCACCCAGACTGGAAGTGGTGCAACAAGGACCGGAAGAAGTCCAGCTCAGAGGCCAAGCCCACAAGTCTGGGGCTGGCAGGAGGGCACAAGGAGACTCGGGAGCGGAGCATGTCGGAGACAGGCACTGCTGCTGCCCCTGGAG TGTCCTCAGAGCTCTTGTCCGTTGCAGCCCAGACACTCTTGAGCTCAGACACCAAGGCTCCGGGGAGCGGCTCCTGTGGGGCAGAACGTCTGCACACAGTCGGGGGACCTGGCTCGGCCCGGCCCCGAGCCTTCTCCCACAGTGGCGTCCACAGTCTGGATGGCGGGGAAGTAGACAGCCAGGCACTACAGGAACTGACACAG ATGGTGTCTGGCCCTGCGTCCTACTCTGGCCCCAAACCTTCCACCCAATATGGGGCTCCAGGCCCTTTTGCAGCACCTGGTGAGGGTGGTGCCCTGGCGGCCAGTGGGCGGCCTCCACTGTTGCCCACCCGAGCCTCCCGTTCCCAGCGTGCGGCCAGCGAGGACATGACAAGTGACGAGGAACGCATGGTCATctgtgaggaggaaggagatgaTGATGTCATTG CTGACGATGGCTTCAGCAACACTGACATTGACCTCAAGTGTAAGGAGCGGGTGACTGACAGCGAGAGCGGAGACAGCTCTGGGGAGGACCCAGAGGGCAGCAAG GGCTTTGGCCGGAAGGTGTTCTCACCTGTGATCCGTTCCTCCTTTACCCACTGCCGTCCATCGCTGGATCCTGAGCCCCCAGGACCCCCAGATCCACCTACAGCCTTTGGCAAAGGCTACGGCCCCACCCCGTCTTCCTCCTCATCCtcgcctgcctcctcctcagcctcagCAGCCACCTCCTTCTCACTAGGCTCAGGGACCTTCAAGGCCCAGGAGTCAGGTCAGGGCAGCACAGCAGGCCCACTACGGCCCCCaccccctggggctgggggcccagcGACACCTTCCAAGGCTGCACGGTTCCTCTCAACGGATCCTGTTACCTTCCGACGCAAGAGACCTGAAAGCGTTGGAGGCCTGGACCCACCAGGTCCCTCAGTTATTGCGGCGCCTCCTAGTGGGGGAGGAAGTGTCCTGCAGACACTGGTCCTACCCCCAAACAAGGAGGAACGGGAGGGCAGTGGAGCCCGCATGCCCTCGGCCCCAGCCCCATCGCTGGCGTATGGGGCCCCAGCAGCGCCCCTGTCCCGCCCGGCTGCCACCATGGTCACCAACGTAGTGCGGCCTGTCAGCAGCACTCCTGTGCCCATCGCCTCTAAACCCTTCCCCACCTCTGGCCGGGCAGAGGTGTCTCCAAATGACACAGCAGGTGCCAGGACTGAGACGGTCACTGGGTCCCGGGCACCTGGGGGCTCCCCGCTGGGTGTCAGCTTAGTGTATTCGGACAAGAAGTCGACAGCAGCCACCTCGCCAGCCCCACATCTGGTGGCTGGGTCCCTACTGGGCACTGTGGGGAAGGCACCTGCTACTGTCACCAACCTGCTGGTGGGCACCCCGGGTTATGGGACCCCAGCACCCCCTGCTGTGCAGTTCATTGCCCAAGGAGCCCCTGGCAGTGGGGCCACTGCGAGCTCAGGAGCAGGTGCTGGGAGTGGCCCCAATGGGCCAGTGCCGTTGGGCATCCTGCAGCCAGGTGCCCTGGGCAAGGCTGGGGGAATCACCCAGGTGCAGTACATCCTGCCCACCCTGCCCCAGCAGCTTCAAGTGGCGCCTGCCCCAGCACCAGCCCCTGGGACCAAGGCAGCGGCTCCCAGCGGCCCTGCACCCACCACCAGCATCCGTTTCACCCTCCCACCGGGCACCTCCACCAATGGCAAAGTCCTGGCCGCCACTGCACCCACTCCTGGCATCCCCATCCTGCAGTCCGTACCTTCCGCCCCACCCCCCAAAG CCCAGTCAGTTTCTCCTgtgcaggccccgcccccaggtggCTCAGCCCAGCTGCTACCTGGGAAGGTACTAGTGCCCCTGGCTGCCCCTAGCATGTCAGTGCGggggggaggggccggccagCCACTGCCCCTGGTGAGCCCATCCTTCTCAGTACCTGTGCAGAACGGCGCCCAGCCACCCAGCAAG ATCATCCAGCTGACTCCAGTGCCTGTGAGCACACCCAGCGGCCTGGTGCCGCCCCTCAGCCCGGCCACGCTCCCTGGACCCGCCTCTCAGCCTCAGAAGGTCCTGCTGCCCTCCTCCACCAG AATCACCTATGTGCAGTCAGCGGGCGGGCATGCGCTGCCCCTGGGCACCAGCCCTGTGTCCAGCCAGGCCGGAACGGTCACCTCGTACGGCCCCACAAGCTCGGTAGCCCTAGGCTTCACCTCGCTGGGGCCCAGCGGCCCTGCCTTCGTGCAGCCCCTGCTTTCAG GCCAAGCCCCGCTGCTGGCTCCCGGCCAGGTGGGCGTGTCGCCCgtgcccagcccccagctgcctccCACCTGCGCAGGCCCCGGAGGTCCCGTCATCACGGCGTTTTACCCTGGCAGCCCCGCACCCAGCTCCTCAGCACCCCTGGCCCAGCCATCCCAGGCCCCCCCAGGCCTGGTCTACACTGTGGCCACCAGTACCACCCCACCTGCTGCCACCATCCTGCCCAAGGGCCCACCAGCCCCTGCCACTGCCACCCCGGCCCCCACCAGCCCTTTCCCTAGTGCCACAG CAGGCTCCATGACTTACAGCTTAGTGGCCCCCAAGGCCCAGCGgcccaccccaaagcccccccagaaAGTGAAGGCAGCCATTGCCAGCATTCCCGTGGGCTCCTTTGAGGCAGGTGCCCCTGGGCGGCCTGGCCCTGCACCCCGGCAGCCCTTGGAGCCCGGCCCAGCCCGTGAGCCTCCTGCCTCCGAGTCTGAGCTTGAGGGGCAGCCTACAACACCGGCTCCTCCACCACCCCCAGAGACCTGGGCTCCCACTGCCCGGAGCAGTCCCCTGCCACCTCCACCTGCTGAGGAGAGGGCCAGCACCAAGGGCCCTGAGACTATG gccaacAAATTCCCCAGCTCATCTTCAGACTGGCGCGTCCCTGGGGTGGGCCTGGAGAGCCGTGGGGAGCCTCCCactcctcccagcccagccccagttccagccccagcccctggtagcagcagtggcagcagcgaGGGCAGCAGTGGGAGGGCAGCCGGGGACACTCCCGAGCGCAAGGAGGCGGCTACTACCGGCAAGAAGGTGAAGGTGCGGCCCCCGCCCCTGAAGAAGACCTTTGACTCTGTGGACAA CAGGGTCCTGTCAGAGGTCGACTTCGAAGAGCGCTTTGCTGAGCTGCCCGAGTTTCGGCCTGAGGAGGTGCTGCCTTCGCCCACCCTGCAGTCTCTGGCCACCTCACCCCGGGCCATCCTGGGCTCCTATCgcaagaagaggaagaactcCACCG ATCTGGACTCAGCCCCTGAGGACCCCACCTCGCCCAAGCGCAAGATGAGGAGACGCTCCAGCTGTAGCTCAGAGCCCAACACCCCTAAGAGTGCCAAATGCGAGGGGGACATCTTCACCTTTGACCGTACAG GTACAGAAGCCGAGGATGTGCTTGGGGAGCTGGAA